In Tiliqua scincoides isolate rTilSci1 chromosome 1, rTilSci1.hap2, whole genome shotgun sequence, the following are encoded in one genomic region:
- the PELI1 gene encoding E3 ubiquitin-protein ligase pellino homolog 1, whose translation MFSPDQENHPSKAPVKYGELIVLGYNGSLPNGDRGRRKSRFALFKRPKANGVKPSTVHIACTPQAAKAISNKDQHSISYTLSRVQTVVVEYTHDSNTDMFQIGRSTESPIDFVVTDTVPGSQSNSETQSVQSTISRFACRIICERNPPFTARIYAAGFDSSKNIFLGEKAAKWKTSDGQMDGLTTNGVLVMHPRNGFTEDSKPGVWREISVCGNVFSLRETRSAQQRGKMVENETNQLQDGSLIDLCGATLLWRTAEGLSRTPTVKHLEALRQEINAARPQCPVGFNTLAFPSMKRKDVVDEKQPWVYLNCGHVHGYHNWGNKEERDGKDRECPMCRSVGPYVPLWLGCEAGFYVDAGPPTHAFSPCGHVCSEKTTAYWSQIPLPHGTHTFHAACPFCAHQLSGEQGYIRLIFQGPLD comes from the exons ATGTTTTCGCCTGATCAAGAAAATCATCCATCTAAAGCACCAGTGAAATATGGTGAACTGATTGTGTTGGG GTACAATGGCTCTCTGCCAAATGGAgatagaggaagaagaaaaagcaggttTGCTTTATTTAAAAGGCCCAAAGCAAATGGGGTGAAACCGAGCACCGTGCATATTGCCTGTACGCCTCAAGCAGCTAAG GCAATAAGCAACAAGGACCAGCACAGTATATCTTACACTTTGTCTCGAGTTCAGACGGTGGTGGTTGAATATACACATGACAGCAACACAGACATGTTTCAG aTTGGTCGATCAACAGAGAGCCCCATAGACTTTGTTGTAACAGATACTGTTCCTGGAAGCCAGAGCAATTCAGAGACTCAGTCTGTCCAGAGCACCATCTCGAGGTTTGCCTGCAGGATCATATGTGAACGAAATCCTCCTTTCACAGCAAGAATATATGCTGCTGGCTTTGACTCCTCCAAAAACATCTTCCTGGGG GAGAAAGCTGCCAAGTGGAAGACATCTGATGGGCAAATGGATGGATTAACGACAAATGGAGTCCTTGTTATGCATCCACGAAATGGATTCACTGAAGACTCCAAGCCGGGGGTGTGGAGAGAGATATCTGTCTGTGGGAATGTATTCAGCCTCCGTGAAACAAGATCTGCTCAGCAAAGAGGGAAAATG gttgaaAATGAAACCAACCAACTTCAGGATGGTTCGTTGATTGACCTTTGTGGAGCAACACTCTTGTGGCGCACTGCAGAAGGGCTTTCTCGCACTCCAACAGTAAAGCACCTGGAAGCCCtaaggcaggaaataaatgcaGCTAGGCCCCAGTGCCCAGTGGGCTTTAACACATTGGCCTTTCCTAGTATGAAGAGGAAAGATGTTGTAGATGAAAAGCAACCGTGGGTTTACCTTAACTGTGGCCATGTCCATGGTTACCATAACTGGGGGAACAAAGAAGAGAGAGATGGGAAGGATCGGGAATGCCCAATGTGCCGATCTGTTGGCCCCTATGTGCCTCTTTGGCTTGGCTGTGAAGCTGGATTTTATGTGGATGCTGGGCCTCCAACTCATGCCTTCAGCCCGTGTGGACATGTGTGTTCAGAAAAGACAACCGCCTATTGGTCCCAAATCCCTCTTCCTCATGGTACCCATACTTTTCATGCCGCATGTCCATTCTGCGCACATCAGCTTTCTGGTGAACAAGGCTACATCAGACTTATTTTCCAAGGACCTCTTGACTAA